GGTCTTGCGTAGCCATACATGTAACGGTCATCATACGTAGGAATAATCTCAACAGTCACATTTTTATTATCGAATTCATACAGGTCCGTGAAGCGTTGGCGAAAATACTCATCCGATGGTCCGCCGTATTGCGTGGTGGCGATGCGCAGCACCTTCTGCGTCTTGTCATCATTCGTCCCTACAATGCTCATACAGCCTTGAAGAGTTGGAACCATCAGTACAGCTGTCATCGTCAATGGTATGGATTGCTTCAGCCACTTCTTGTTCATCGTTCGTTCCCTCCGAATGGAAAATGTAATAAGTTATTACTCCGACTCCTGCGGCCGGTCGAGCGGCTTCGGAGAGCGAATGACGATTCGCTCTCCGTCGAACTCCATTGACGCCTTGCTGTCAATGCCAAGCGCCTTCAAGTAGGCGGCTGGAATTTGCAGACGGCCTGCACGGTCGAGCACGACGTACTCCTCATGCCCGAGCTCGGCAGCCGCCGCTGCTTGCGCTCCCGGCTCATCTAGACCAGGATTACGCTTAATAAACTCGGTGCTCGTCATGCCGTCCCGAATCGCGACGACGCGGTCCACCTTGCCAGCCAGCGCCATATCGTGCGTGACGATGACAATCGTGACGCCAAGCTCCTTATTCATGCGCCTGAAGATGTCCATAATCATATCCGACGTTCTCGTATCGACCGAGCCCGTCGGCTCGTCAGCCAGCAGCAGCGAAGGACGGTTCGACAGCGCGATCGCAATCGCGACGCGTTGCTGCTCGCCTCCGGACAGCTGCTGCAGCTTGTTATGCATTCGCTCCTTCAGCCCGACCCATTCGAGCAGCTGCTTCGCGTACACGCGGTCGAACTTGCCGCTCAGCAGCATCGGCATCTCGACATTCTCGAGCGCCGATAAGTACGGAATCAGGTTGCGCGCGTTGTTCTGCCAGATGAAGCCTACGGTGCTTCGCTTGTATTGCACGAGCTGATCGTCCGTAATCTTCAGCAGGTTCCACTCGCCGACTCGCACCTGTCCGGCCGAGGGCCGATCCAGGCCCCCGAGTATATTGAGCAGCGTCGACTTGCCGCTGCCGCTGTTGCCGATGATCGCCATCATCTCACCGGCCGACACCTCGATGTTCAAGCCTTGCAGCGCGACGACCTCGAGATCGTCGGTCTTGTATATTTTCACCAGACCTTCGCAATGAATCATGTCCGCATCACTTCTCCTCCCCGAGCTTAACAGCCTGATGTACTCTTAAGCGTCGAATGTGCAGGAAGAGCACGACAGCGCCCGTCACCATCATGAAGGCGACGACAGCATACAGCTGGCTCGTATCGCGCGAGTCGAAGATGACGCGGAACGGCGGCACCTGGGTTGCGACGTTGTCTGCGGTCTGTAGGAACGGCAGGAACAAGTAGCTCGTCAGCTTACCGATCCCTAGACCGAGCGCGATGGCAAGACCTGCGGTGAACGCCTGCTCCAGCAGCAGCATGCCAGTCAGCTGACGGCGGGATAGTCCCATGGCCCGAAGAATACCGAATTGCACGACACGACTGGACAGGTTGAAGAACCAGTATAGCAAGTACCCGATGAGCGAGATGAACACCGAGACGAGGAACCCGAGACTCAAGATGCCGAACACACCGCCTCTGGCCGGATGCTTCCCTTGCGAGATGAGCTCATTGCGCACATCCTTCACCGTCGCGATGTCGACACCGCCAGCCTTCAGCGCTTCGAGCAGAGGAGCGACCTTCGCTCCTTCCTCCATCTTCAGCCATACGTCATAGGGCGTGATCGGCGCCTGATCATAGATGTATTCCAGATTGGTAATGTAAAAAGGCGTCTCGTCCGGATATTGACTCGGCCAATACGGGATCGTAGCTACGATGACGAACTCCACGGGTTGACCAGATATGGTAATGCTCATCAGATCACCGGGCTTCAGCTGATGCTTCTCCGCAAGCGAGGTCGGAATAATGACGGCCTGCTCGTATTGCCCGAGCAAGTTCAAGTAATGATTCTGATGAATGCGGAACAAGTCCTGACGGAACCAGCCTACATGGGCAAAATCGACGTTATCAATGCCGATCACATTCCCTTGGCCGATCGACTTGCCGGAGACGACGACGTTGCTCTTGATCGTCAGCACCCGGGCCGCATGCTCGACACCTTCGAGCTCACGGAACAGCTCGAACGGCGGCTCGATGTAGCGCAGCTTCTGCGGCGGCTGATTGCCTCCGCCCGGTGCTCCAGGCTGACCGCCACCTCCCTGACCGCCGCCAGAGCCCCCACCTTGCCCTCCGCCTTGGCCTGTGCCTCCTTGACCTTGGCCGCCGCCTTGACCTGACCCGCCCTGTCCTTGACCTCCTTGGCCTTGACCTTGTCCTTGGTCACCCGACTGCGGAAGCTCGTCGGAGACAGCCTGCCAATCCGCGCGCATGACGACATCGGTGCCGTAAGCGTACAGAATGCGGTCGGTCGAATTCAAGTCGATGGTCCGTGCCGCCGACGCATTGTACACGCCAAGCCCGAGCGTGAGAATGAGCAGCAGCATAAGCGGGTAGTACGCAGCTCCCGAGCGTGACAGCTGAGTCAGCGTCAAGTAGACCGGCACTGGCAGCAGACGCTTGCCGAGCCAATTGGCTAGCTTAAGCAGCCACGGGAAGATGCGCAGGAAGAATAATCCGAGCGCGAAGATCGATAGTGCAGGCACGAAGAACAGCAGCGGATGCACCTGCAGTTGGTCGCTCGTCATGCCCGTGCGGCTGAACAAGTCCTGCCGCTGACTGAACAGCAGGTAGCCGTATGCCGTAAGGCCGAGCAGTGCAACATCGAGAAACCAACGCTGCCAGAACAGCTTGCGGTCGGAGCGCGCCAGCTTCTGCTTATGGCTGACGATGGACGAACGGGCGAAGATGACCGCCGGAATGACGCTGGCGAGCAGCGCGACAACGACTGCAGCACCACCATACAGCAGCGCCTCCATCGATACACCGACCGGCACATCCTTGCGGTCAACGAACGCTAGGAACCCGCTCGACGAGCCAATGCTCTTAGCCATCAGCCAACCGATCATCGGTCCGAGCACCATCGCCGCTCCCCCGAGCAGCAGTCCCTCCAGCATATAGATGGAGACGATCTGCTTCGTGCTGCCGCCCCGACTGCGAATGACTGCAATTACGGTCCGCTGCCGCTCCAATGCCTGACGGGCATTCATGACGATGTAATAGAACACCATCGCGATGACAGGCGCTGCGAGCGTGAACAGCATAAGCTGGAGCTGAATGCTCTGCACGCGGAATTCCTGCAGCAGCGGAATGAACGAAATATCGACCCGCGTATTCGCGAGCAGCTGGAACAGCGTAATATCGAGTCGCTCCAGCTTCCGCTCCAGACTCGCCAGATCGCTCGTCTTGATCTCTCTCAGATCGAAGGCGTAGAACCAGTTGGCGAGGTTGAGCGGAATTTTCTTACTACTTAATATGTAATCCTGGAACGCTGTCTCGCTCATGAAGGCCGAGCTCAGCAGCCCCTCTAACCCCTGGTACCAGTAGCTGTCGGCATCAGACAGAGGCTTGTAAGCGCCGACGATCTTCAGCTTCACCGGGGCAATGCCGAGCCCTCCGCTGATCGGGTACGTAAACTCGTCTCCGACACGCATGTCTCCGCGGAACAGCGCCTCCTCATGAAGCACCACCTCGACAGTGCCACCCTGCGGCTGATCCGAGAACCAAGCGCCCTGCGTCAGCTCGACCTTCTCCTGCAGGCCGCTCTGCGCCATTAACGTCAGCTGTCTTCGCTTGCTCGGGTCGACCTTGCTCGTATCGACGGGGGTAACCTGCGAGCTGCGAATCGCGTAAGAACGGAACTGAGTCTCAATCGGATAGCTAACCTGCTCCGGCAGCTCCTCTCGTATGTACGAATCAACCGACTGCAGATTGTTCAGGTCTGCCCGCTCGCTTCCGCTCGCCTGGTACCGGATGAGCACCGAGCCTGCTGGCAGCCCTTCGCTGCGCTCCTGCAGCGACTTCGCGACGACGCGCTTGAGCGAGCCGTCCGCATACATCGGGATGCTTGTCGTGAAGGCGACCGCCATCACTAGTCCGACGAATGTACTGAGCGTGAGCCAACGGGTGTTCCACATTTTTCGAAGCAAAAATCGAAGCATCAGCATCAGCGACCCACTACTTTCTGTCCTGGCGTCAGTCCTTGAACGATCTCAACCTCCGTTGCCGTCTGCTGTCCGAGCTCGACGTCGACCTCGCGCTTGCTCCCCTTGTCATCGATGACCTGTACATAATTACGCCCTGCGTAGGATCGAAGCGCAGCCAGCGGAATGACGATCGCATTCTCCTTGCGCTGTGTAATGACGGTCAGGCCGAGCGGTGTGCCGCGGTTCAACCCTTCCGGGAACGGCTCCAGCTTGATAATCACATAGTTCTCAATCGACTCGCTCCCGGACTGTCTGTCACCGGAGTAGTAGTCGCCGCCACCCTGCTGCTGACCGCTCTCCTTCGGACTCGGCAGCTTATGTACAGTGCCCTTGTGCTGTCCGGCCGAGTTAATGTCGACGATCGCCTCCATCCCGACGGCAATCTTCTTCAGATCGTCTTGACTGAGCGTAGCAGCGACGGTCAGCTGCGACAGATCGGCGATCGTGGCGATGGCGTCATAAGCCTTGACAGAATCGCCCTTCTTCACAGGGACCGAGACGATCGTTCCGGAGAAAGGCGCTGTCAGCTTCGCCTTCGCAATCGTCGACTCCAGCTTCACAAGCTCCTCCCGCTTCAGCTCAAAATCAATCTTCGCCTGCTCCAGCTCCTCGGCTGATTTGCCATCAGCGTTGCGCAGCGTCTCAATCATCGTGAGCTCATCCTTGCGCGTCTGCAGCCGTTTCTGCTTGAGCTGACTCTCCAGCTCCGTCACGTCCAGCTCGGCAATGAGCTGTCCCTGCTCGACCTGATCGCCATTCTTCACATGAACGGCCTTCAGCCTTCGGCTCGTCTCATCGGTGAAATACAGCTCCTCCTCCACTGTCGCCATCAGCTTACCCGAGCCTCGCAGCTTCGTCTCGAGCGTCTGCGACTTGACGACGTATTCCGGCTTCTTCGACAGCTTCGGCGGTTGGATCGCCGGGAGAACCTCCTCCTCCTCTTCCTTCGGAAGCACCGAGCAGCCAGTCGTCATAGCAGCTGTCAGCGTGACAGCTACACATACGGCGAGCACAGGCTTCACAGCAGTCTTAAGCGTTGATAAATTTCCCATCCACCATCTCGTAGACACGGTCGGCAACCTCCATTATGGTCGGATCATGTGTAGTCATGCAGATCGTCATGCGCTCCATTCGAATAATATCGCGGAATACGTTCATGACCTGCGCACCCATCTGGGTATCGAGCTCTGCCGTAGGCTCATCAGCCAGCAGCAGGCTCGGCTTATGCGCGATAGCCTTAGCAATCGCCACACGCTGCTGCTCACCGCCCGACAGCTCGAACGGACGATGATGCATGCGCTTAGCGAGCCCGACGAGCTCGAGGCAGTGCGTGACGCGTCCCTTCCATTCATTCCTCGGCACGCCAGCCATTCGCAGCGACAGCTCAACATTCTCCCAGGCGGACAATAGTGGAAGCAATGCGAACGATTGGAAAATAAAGCCTATCTCCTTCCTGCGAATGACCGTGCGTTCATCGTCCCCAGCCTGATGAAAGCGATGCTGCTTGAACAGTATCTCACCGCTATTCGGCTGATCGAGACCGCCGATCAAGTTCAGCAGCGTCGTCTTACCCGACCCCGAGCGTCCCTTCAGCATGACGAGCTGCCTCGGATACAGCGCCATATCGATGCCCTTCAGCACATGCAGCTGTCCGCCACCAACCGGAAAGGAACGCTCTACCCCTGTCACGGTCAGCAGCGGGCTCTGATCGAACCATTGCGAGCCCTCCGCCTCGAAGCTTACAGCTTCCGCAGTCGCGGACAGCTCAGCTGACGATGCGGTTGGGTTTCCTGGCAGCAGTGCGGGTTGAAGTGCGTGGCTGGCTGGCTCTTCGATGCTGGTTGTCGCTTGGATGTTGGTTGTCGCTTGGATGTTGGTTGACACTTCGATGCTCACTGGGTCTTCGAAGCTGACTGAACCTTCCACGCGCGCTGACTCTTCGACAGCCCCGGTCTCCAGTCGCCCTCGCCTGCTCTCTCTTGCTTGACGCAATCGTTTGAACATGCGAATCCTCCTTCTCTTACGTTAACTCATGCGCACAAGCCTACGAATTCCCCCCTGGAACGTACTTCTGTTTCGTGACAACTATTAGACGTAGGCAGACGGCAAAAAGTTACAACAATTTCCTACCAATTTCTATTATTTTTTTCACATTATACCTTATCGGAACGTAGATTTGAAGATTCTTCTTCATCACGCTCCTTCGGTCTGCCGTATGGTATACTAGGTGAAACGGATCAAGGGAGGCGTTAGATTTGCTAACACGACTCGCCATTGGAAACCGACTGATCAAAACCGGCGTTGCCATATTCGCGACGTCTGCGATATGCCACTGGATGAACTGGCCTACGATCTTCGCCATCATTGCGGCAATCGTTACTTTGGAGCCAACAGTAGACGCTTCAGTACGTAAAGGCTTCATTCGATTCCCCGCCGCTATCACGGGAGCAGCTGTCGCCATGGCTGCGGACTACGCGCTCGGACAGCAGCCGCTCGCCTACACTTTGTCAGCACTGGCAACGATTTATTTGTGCCAATTGCTGAAGTGGAAGGACGCACTCCTCGTTGCCACCTTAACCTCTGTAAATATGATCGCGCTGACAGAATCGGACTACCTGCAAAGCTTCTTCGTGCGAGTCGGAACGACGTTGACCGGTATTACCGTCTCTGCCTTGGTCAATTACTTCATATTCCCCCCGGATTATAGCAAGCAGATTGAGTCGGGCTACAGCCGCCTAACTGGCGATACGCAAGCCACT
Above is a genomic segment from Paenibacillus sp. YYML68 containing:
- a CDS encoding ABC transporter permease, which gives rise to MLMLRFLLRKMWNTRWLTLSTFVGLVMAVAFTTSIPMYADGSLKRVVAKSLQERSEGLPAGSVLIRYQASGSERADLNNLQSVDSYIREELPEQVSYPIETQFRSYAIRSSQVTPVDTSKVDPSKRRQLTLMAQSGLQEKVELTQGAWFSDQPQGGTVEVVLHEEALFRGDMRVGDEFTYPISGGLGIAPVKLKIVGAYKPLSDADSYWYQGLEGLLSSAFMSETAFQDYILSSKKIPLNLANWFYAFDLREIKTSDLASLERKLERLDITLFQLLANTRVDISFIPLLQEFRVQSIQLQLMLFTLAAPVIAMVFYYIVMNARQALERQRTVIAVIRSRGGSTKQIVSIYMLEGLLLGGAAMVLGPMIGWLMAKSIGSSSGFLAFVDRKDVPVGVSMEALLYGGAAVVVALLASVIPAVIFARSSIVSHKQKLARSDRKLFWQRWFLDVALLGLTAYGYLLFSQRQDLFSRTGMTSDQLQVHPLLFFVPALSIFALGLFFLRIFPWLLKLANWLGKRLLPVPVYLTLTQLSRSGAAYYPLMLLLILTLGLGVYNASAARTIDLNSTDRILYAYGTDVVMRADWQAVSDELPQSGDQGQGQGQGGQGQGGSGQGGGQGQGGTGQGGGQGGGSGGGQGGGGQPGAPGGGNQPPQKLRYIEPPFELFRELEGVEHAARVLTIKSNVVVSGKSIGQGNVIGIDNVDFAHVGWFRQDLFRIHQNHYLNLLGQYEQAVIIPTSLAEKHQLKPGDLMSITISGQPVEFVIVATIPYWPSQYPDETPFYITNLEYIYDQAPITPYDVWLKMEEGAKVAPLLEALKAGGVDIATVKDVRNELISQGKHPARGGVFGILSLGFLVSVFISLIGYLLYWFFNLSSRVVQFGILRAMGLSRRQLTGMLLLEQAFTAGLAIALGLGIGKLTSYLFLPFLQTADNVATQVPPFRVIFDSRDTSQLYAVVAFMMVTGAVVLFLHIRRLRVHQAVKLGEEK
- a CDS encoding ABC transporter ATP-binding protein, with the protein product MIHCEGLVKIYKTDDLEVVALQGLNIEVSAGEMMAIIGNSGSGKSTLLNILGGLDRPSAGQVRVGEWNLLKITDDQLVQYKRSTVGFIWQNNARNLIPYLSALENVEMPMLLSGKFDRVYAKQLLEWVGLKERMHNKLQQLSGGEQQRVAIAIALSNRPSLLLADEPTGSVDTRTSDMIMDIFRRMNKELGVTIVIVTHDMALAGKVDRVVAIRDGMTSTEFIKRNPGLDEPGAQAAAAAELGHEEYVVLDRAGRLQIPAAYLKALGIDSKASMEFDGERIVIRSPKPLDRPQESE
- a CDS encoding efflux RND transporter periplasmic adaptor subunit, with amino-acid sequence MSTRWWMGNLSTLKTAVKPVLAVCVAVTLTAAMTTGCSVLPKEEEEEVLPAIQPPKLSKKPEYVVKSQTLETKLRGSGKLMATVEEELYFTDETSRRLKAVHVKNGDQVEQGQLIAELDVTELESQLKQKRLQTRKDELTMIETLRNADGKSAEELEQAKIDFELKREELVKLESTIAKAKLTAPFSGTIVSVPVKKGDSVKAYDAIATIADLSQLTVAATLSQDDLKKIAVGMEAIVDINSAGQHKGTVHKLPSPKESGQQQGGGDYYSGDRQSGSESIENYVIIKLEPFPEGLNRGTPLGLTVITQRKENAIVIPLAALRSYAGRNYVQVIDDKGSKREVDVELGQQTATEVEIVQGLTPGQKVVGR
- a CDS encoding ABC transporter ATP-binding protein, which encodes MFKRLRQARESRRGRLETGAVEESARVEGSVSFEDPVSIEVSTNIQATTNIQATTSIEEPASHALQPALLPGNPTASSAELSATAEAVSFEAEGSQWFDQSPLLTVTGVERSFPVGGGQLHVLKGIDMALYPRQLVMLKGRSGSGKTTLLNLIGGLDQPNSGEILFKQHRFHQAGDDERTVIRRKEIGFIFQSFALLPLLSAWENVELSLRMAGVPRNEWKGRVTHCLELVGLAKRMHHRPFELSGGEQQRVAIAKAIAHKPSLLLADEPTAELDTQMGAQVMNVFRDIIRMERMTICMTTHDPTIMEVADRVYEMVDGKFINA